The Geitlerinema sp. PCC 9228 nucleotide sequence AGAGTTGGAATGTGCACTTATCCAATTGGGGAGCTCGTTTATGAAAATTAACTTACAACCTGCTCTTAGCGATGCTAATCTAGATGCCAATACTAGTGGCAACCAGCGGCAGCTATCGGTTTCGGTCAGTGCGGTGCCCGATGAAAACGATCGCACAGCCCCGTTAAATTTAACTTTAATTTTAGACCATAGCGGTTCGATGGACGGACGTCCCATCTCGCGGGTGAAGCAGGCTGCCGAACAAATCATCGATAGTCTTGCGGAAGGCGATCGCTTGTCGGTGGTGGCTTTCAACCACAAAGCCAGCGTTATCCTACCCAACCAAGAACTCAGCGATCGCGACGGGATTAAAAACCAAATCCAAGACCTACAAGCTACCGGCGGCACTTCCATTGACGAAGGCATGAAAGTGGGGCTAGATACCCTCTTCCAAGCCAGCGGCAACTACATTTCCCAAATTTTCCTCCTTACCGACGGCGAAAACGAACATGGCAATAACAACCGCTGCCTGAACCTGGCAGAATTTGCCACCAGCAACAACGCCACCATCAACAGTCTGGGCTTTGGCAGCCACTGGAACCAAGACGTATTGGAAAAAATTGCCGACAGCGGTGGCGGTAGCCTAGTTTACATCGAGACCCCTGAAACGGCCGTCGAAGAATTTGCTCGCTTGTTCCGCCGAGTACAATCGGTCAGCCTGACCAACGCCTATTTGCTGATTGGTTTGATGCCGCCAACCCGCCTGGCAGAAATGAAACCCGTTGCCCAAGTGGCCCCAGAAACCATCGAACTCACTGGCGAAATGAAAGATAGCTGCTACGAAGTCCGTTTGGGGGATTTAATGAAAGACGATCCCCGGGTCATTGTCGCCAATTTGTAC carries:
- a CDS encoding VWA domain-containing protein; this translates as MKINLQPALSDANLDANTSGNQRQLSVSVSAVPDENDRTAPLNLTLILDHSGSMDGRPISRVKQAAEQIIDSLAEGDRLSVVAFNHKASVILPNQELSDRDGIKNQIQDLQATGGTSIDEGMKVGLDTLFQASGNYISQIFLLTDGENEHGNNNRCLNLAEFATSNNATINSLGFGSHWNQDVLEKIADSGGGSLVYIETPETAVEEFARLFRRVQSVSLTNAYLLIGLMPPTRLAEMKPVAQVAPETIELTGEMKDSCYEVRLGDLMKDDPRVIVANLYISQLPEGKQPIASLQVRYDDPGSGETGIFSDSTSVEANVLKSFQPAPNDEVVQHVSALAKYRQTQIAEQKLQQGDRAGAATMLQSAAKTALQMGDNNGATVLQENATRLQSGQDLSETDRKKSRMAAKTKLGGQKSNSE